Proteins co-encoded in one Saprospira grandis genomic window:
- a CDS encoding DUF202 domain-containing protein: MSDTTNNNPQPLVRDLLALDRTHLANERTALSFMRTALYMVVTGFAIINFYPDKASSHYTAYALFALGLVIFFLGIFRYFQMKAKILDHYKE, encoded by the coding sequence ATGTCTGATACTACCAATAATAACCCCCAACCCTTGGTCCGCGATTTACTTGCCCTAGACCGCACCCACCTCGCCAATGAGCGCACCGCACTTTCTTTTATGCGCACAGCACTTTATATGGTGGTTACGGGCTTTGCCATTATCAATTTTTATCCCGATAAAGCAAGCTCTCATTATACGGCTTATGCGCTTTTTGCCTTGGGCTTAGTGATTTTCTTCTTGGGTATTTTTCGATATTTCCAGATGAAGGCCAAAATTTTGGACCACTATAAGGAGTAG